The nucleotide sequence ACAGTTGGCAATACATTGTTAATTGTCAGCTTGTCTTGGTTCGAAGGATAGGAGTCTGCAGGACCTCTCTGGAATGGAGAATGTGACCCCCTTCCCTCCAGATTATTGtaactttgaaattaaggggctttcagacaaagatatgggaaaaggagTAACAagggaaacaaacaacaacactggcagcaacaacaaacaGAACCAGATACCCAACCACGGCCTTCTCTCAACTGCAGGCACTTTCCCTTTGGTGTTGTTCCCATcgcagctgggcagggaagggaggcagataatgaaaaaaacaattgCTAGAGGAATTTTAATTAAGCTACACCAAGGAATACACTGGAAAACTCAAGCACACTTCTTAAGAACTTATTGCTGTGACGCAGTCTATACAGTAGCCAGATAGTGACTGAACAATACTCGATTTGTTAAACAAGAAAGTGATGAGAAACCACCCTAGTGAGGGAGGAGCCCTAGCCCTGAGGCCCTTTCCAAATATGCAAATAGATTACACTGAGTTCCCCAAAATACAGAGATGGGAATATCTTCTTGAAATAGCTGATCACCTCACCCATGGGGTAGAAGCCCTTCCTAGCTCAACTGCAACTACCTCCAAATTGGCTAAGATGCTACTGGAACAAATCATTCCCCAATATGGGATAATTGAAAGAATGGACTGAGATAAGGGAACACACTTTACTTCAAAAATTTTGCATTCTCTATGTGTTGTATTAGACATAAATTGGAAATTTCATACCCCGTGGCACCCTCAAAGCTCCGGATGTGTGGAGAGATTGAATGCTATCCCTAAGAACTGTATGACCAAATTAATGactgaaacactgaaacagTTACAGGACTGCAAAACAGGAGTGGTCTCACACCTCTCAAGTCAAAGGACCAGTTGAAGCTCCTTCCCAAACTTGGACAGTGCTACAAGGAAGTGACCTTTTAAAGTCAATCTTCAAAAGAAGACTTAATAGTAAACAGTCAAGACTGGACTGACCTCTGTATTTGCCACCAGAGGGGTTTTTGCTACAATCCCATGGGTGTTGAGCAGTGGGAATATAAGTCATACCAGACCCTGACAAAACAGGAATAGGAAATGATGTTCTAAGACTGGAAATTGCTGGATGGAGTGTCACGGCCTCTATACTTCCCCTCCATATCCCTACAGTGTGCTGTTCTAGTGCACAGAACTTGGGAAGCAGGTATGGATACCAAGGAAGGTAATCTTTGTTGCCACGGTTATGATCTGAGGTTGACTTCATCCGAGCAAGCACAGATGGAACTGCTGATGGGCGCCGCTGCACACAAGTACATCTGCAACTCACTTTTCTTGAGTTGGAGGAACTACGGACAGCAACGTCAACTGACATCTCTGGAACTTTTAAATAGACTGAACTGAACACTGACCTAATAAAAGACTGATTAATCTGATTTATAACTGCTTTGCAAAAGGAGTCAGTTTATGCTGACCAGACTGCATAATTAAATCAAGGGCTTCAGCAAAAAAGGATAATGAAAGGGTGGACTGTGAGAGATGAGGTGATACTCTGATGAAGCCAAAAGGTAACTACACCAAAGAATGAAAGTTGTTTCTTCAATATGTTGTTGTTTGGCTTGTTTGGATTTGTTCTGCTTGGTTTGTTGAGTGTTGCTgtgagctgggagaggggctgaaGAGGTGATTAAAAAAGAAGTAGGATGACAGGGAAGGGGGCCATAAATTTCCAGACGACACCAAGCTGAGAGCGTGTgttggagggtaggagggctctgcagggggacctggacaggctggatggatgggcagagtcccataagatgaagtttaacaagcccaagtgccaggtcctgcaggtTGGCCACAATAACCCGCTGCAAtgttacaggctggggatggtgtggctggacagtgcccaggcagaaagggacctgggggcactggtgacagcagctgaacaggagccagcagtgtgccctggtggccaagaaggccagtggcaccgggcctggatcaggaatggtgtggccagcaggagcagggaggtcattcttcccctgtcctgggcactggtgaggccacacctcgagtgctgtgtgcagctctggcccctcagtttaggaagggcCTTGAGACGCTTGAGCgcgtccagaggaggcaccgaggctggagaggggcttggaacacaaggcctgtgaggaacggctgagggagctggggttgttcagcctggagaaaaggagactcaggggtgacctcatcactctgTACAGCCTCCTGAAAGGTGTCTGCAGTCAGGTGGGGccggtctctttctccaggcagcagctcccagaatgagaggacacagtcttaagctgctccaggggaagTTTTGGTTagacattagaaaaaaattctttactgaaagactgactgagcactggaatctctgcccagggaggtggtggagtcgcCAACCCTggatatgtttaaaaaaagactggaagtggcactcagtgccatggtttagtgaggtggtgttaggtcataggttggactcaaATGATCTTAcaggtctttcccaacctaattcattctgggattctgtgaaaagtTGGCAGTCAGGAGAGAATGGAATAGGAAAGGGGTCAGGGACCGCCCCGGCCAGGAAAGGGTATAAAAAGAAGCCATTTTCTCGGAGTGTGTTTGTGTTCATCTCCCGGGCAAGGGAGGTACGCACCTGGCCCAGCTGCATCGTTACTAATACTTTTCTTGTGCCTGGATGATTTGTATTGAATTGTATCGAAAAATTAGGGCATTTCTAACACCTGGGAGGTGGAAtaaggtgatctttaaggtcctttccatgTTCCATGACTCTATGACTGGGCACGAATGCCGCACTTTCACGGTCCTTCTCCCACTGGGAGCTGCTCCGGTCCCGGAGTTCAGCCGTGACTGCACGGAATCGATGGAGCCGAGCAGCCCCAGCGCCGCACGTCGGGGGCAGTGCAGGCAGCGAGCGAGCGGCTCCCGGCACAGGGACACGGCCGCAGGGCGAAcgggaaaagggaaagggaaagggaaagggaaagggaaagggaaagggaaagggaaagggaaagggaaagggaaagggaacgATCAAGCGCTGGCTGGCGGCGTGGCGTCGCTGCCGGGGCGGGGTCCGGGCAGGGCGCAGGCGGTGACGATGCCGGAGATGGCGGCGGAGCGGGAGGAGCAGCCGGGGCCCGGTCGCTGTCCCCGCCCGGGAGCCGCGGCGGGGGAGCGGGGCACGGCCGGAGGGCGCCGGTGCTCCGCTCTGCccgctgctgggctgggggtcctGGAGGAGGCCCGGCGCCGCCTGAGGCAGTTCGATGTCGGGGACAGGTTCTCCCGCTTGCCGCTGCCCAGAGCCGCCGTGCTGCTGCCGCTCGTGGTGCGGGGCGGGCGGCTGCACCTGCTGCTCACCGTCCGCTCCATGCAGGTACCGGGGGGCTCCGAGCGGCGCCATCCTTCCCGGGAAAGCAGCGCTGTGCGCCCTCCCGGCATCTGCGCACCCCCACTCCCGCCCCTTGTTCTCAAGGGCACGGCCGGGTGTTTTTACACTCCTGTGGTTCTGGTGTTTGCGTGCCAGGAACACGCCGGCTCCCCGGAAACCCGTGACGGGAAACGATAATTGCCAGAGTCGGCAACGATTGATTACTTAAATAAGGAAACCGACAATGCAGTGCAGCTTTATTGAACGAGGATTTTCAGTCTGCAGTTAATATTACTCTTTTCTCCCTTTAGTACATAAAAGGCAACAACCCAAGGCTCCCAGAACACTTTCGCCAGcgttttgtttccttttacaACTCCTGTTTTCCATCCCGTTTCCATTCTCATCAACTGCCTGTACTGAGGAATTAGTTTTTTCTGTTGCTGGGTCTtgcttaaagaaaacaaataatcaCAGTTGCATAGCTGATTGTAAATGTGTTTTTTGCGGATCCTTGATGCAGAAGCCTACTAATGGAATGTCCTTGAAGGTATCTTAGAAATAACTCACTTTTTGACACAGTCAAGAGGAGACACAGTCTTCGAAGCAGTAACCAaagaactacaaatttataACAAGTCAGCTGAGTGGAGTGCGTGTCTCCCTCCCAAGAGGCGAAAACACAGTCAAGCCCTTTGACAAAATGGCAATCTTTTACACCCTTTCGTGGCTGGGGGTGGTCCCTGTCCCCTTTCCCACTGAACGGCTACTCTGGAACTTACGCTCTCTCCTGACCGCCAGCTCTTCTGTCCCTTCCCTTCTCATCCTTCTTCCTGTTTTGGTCATGTCTTCaaccctgcccctctcccagtTCTCAACAACATCCAACAGATTAAACAAAACACATCCCAACTATAGATAACAAAACAGGAAATAGAACCAACCATTTGGGCTGAAGCaaaatgttgttttctctctcacCACTACTTTATTTAATTGTGTCTTTCAGAAGTTTTTGCTCTTAGAGTATTTTAATCTTGCTCTACAAGTTGTCTGTCTGGATTCATGTATCAGTCATTTACACAAGTGAGGTGATGCAAACTGTAAACTTTGACACACTAAAGCAGAAGTTCCAGCATGAATTACACACCGCTGTACAGGTGCAGTGTATTTCTGATAGCAAGGGTTTATGGATTAGCAGGGGACAGGCTCAGCGTTTTCTTAGGTAGCTACTCTTGCTAAGGCACGTTTCTTCTGGTCTGCAGAAACCTTAACCACCATTTCCAGCTCCTTTGACTAGATGGATAAACATAAAGGGATGCTGCCCTACCAGCATGCATCCGTGTGGATCCAGTAAGAAACATAAACCTTGTTATATTTACCAGTAGTTCTCCTTTACACTCTAGCTGAGAAGATCACCAGGAGAAGTGTGTTTTCCAGGAGGTAAAAGTGAAGCCACTGATAAAGATGATATTGACACTGCTCTCCGAGAAGCTAAAGAAGAAGTGGGTCTTCAGCCAGAGAAGGTGGAAGTCATCTGTAGGCTGATGCCTGGAATTGATAAAGTAAGTCATCATATCATTACAAAGTAagtttgggtggttttctttTGTGAGGTTGGCAGTGACCTTTTCAAACCTGGAACTGCCAAGAGGCGCCGCTTCTCCAAGTGCGCAGCCCATgtgtccagcagagcccagggaaagGGCTCTTGCTCTGTGTTTGGTATTTGTAGACCAGCTTTGGGGCACCAGTTAGTGACGCTCTGGAGCACCACACAGACAGTGCTGCGCTGGCGAGAGTTTGGCAGAGGGCCACGAGCACAGTCATGGGGCTGCAGTGAGTGGATGCTGagcagagaggctgagagaggtGCGCTTGCTCAGCTTGAAAGGTACCAGGGATTTGGCTGCTTTCTTCTCCTGGGTGGTCGTAGAGAGGACGATACCAGAACTCTTCTTGAGGCAATGGACTCAGCAGCAACATGGacattttgaagagctgcaagAAAAGAATCCTCTTCACCATGAGGTCAGCCCAAAACTGGAGCAGATGTTCCTGACAGGCTGTATaatctccatccctggagctgtgcagagctcacTCTCCCAGGCAGGGTCCCAGCAGGCTGCTGTAGCCTCACAGGTGTCTCGTTCAGTGTCTGCTGactccagggctgggcagacGGAGAGGGACCGCCAGAGGGGATGTGCACCAGGATTGTGTAGGGACCTCTCACAGGGAGACTCCCAGAGGTGTCTTTGGAGTGCAGGTCACCATTTGTAAATTAATAGCTTCTCAATTGCAATAGCAGTGTTCAGGATTACATAGGATCAGTTTTCCCACAGAACAGAGGAATTGCTGTTTCTGAAGACTATTTGTTTACCAGGTAACAGTTTAGAACTATGCCTCCTGTTTTTCTATCTGTTAGCAATATCCTCTCCccattaaaaaaggaaagagctACTCTTGAAATTGTATT is from Prinia subflava isolate CZ2003 ecotype Zambia chromosome 13, Cam_Psub_1.2, whole genome shotgun sequence and encodes:
- the NUDT7 gene encoding peroxisomal coenzyme A diphosphatase NUDT7 — encoded protein: MPEMAAEREEQPGPGRCPRPGAAAGERGTAGGRRCSALPAAGLGVLEEARRRLRQFDVGDRFSRLPLPRAAVLLPLVVRGGRLHLLLTVRSMQLRRSPGEVCFPGGKSEATDKDDIDTALREAKEEVGLQPEKVEVICRLMPGIDKMNNLVTPVVGFIEDTFQATPNPDEVSEVFVVPLEYFVKPLKYKTFSYKTSSGYSTRIHCFTYDDQEGKRSFKIWGLTAHFAVFLALVIFGERPTFEVDYDLDNLNLSSEKNFINLYASIYERKKSNL